The genomic window GCTTTGTGTAGCACCCTTCTTAGTGATTATGAAATGGAAATTGGCGTGATACAAAGAGCGTTTTGGCCTCAGTCATGTGAGTGTTGTATTTTAATCCTGTTGCACTGTTAGGATCAGAGTGAAGAGGATAGTAAGACTCTGAAGGAGCAGCTGAAGGAGTGGCACCGACTGCGCCATGACCTGGAGAGAGCTCGGCTGCTGCTAGAGCTCATTCGcaaaagagaaaagctgaagAGAGAACAGGTCTAGTCATAATCCACTGCTTTTTTTCACATAGCACAGCCATGAAATGATTTAACGGGGATGTTTGATGTTTAAACGTGTGACCTGACTGTCATCAATGTTGTGTTCATTCTGCAGATGAAGCTTCAGCAGTCTGTCCTAGAAATGCAGCTCACTCCATTTAACATTCTGCTGAGAGCGGTTCTGGACAAGCTTCAAGAGAAGGACCAGGCCAGGGTGTTTGCCCAGCCCGTTAGCATCAAAGAGGTAAGACCATCTCATCGTGGTCTGTCACTAGTTCATAATCCTGCTGTCTGGAAAAGCATAAAGAATCAGCTCCGTGAGTTACTTGTTTTGAAATGCTGACATTAGTGGCTCTGTGTCCATTTGTCTGGAAGGTTCCGGATTATCTGGATCACATCAAGCACCCGATGGACTTCTCTACCATGAGAAAACGAATTGATGCCCATGGTTACAGGAACCTGGATGAGTTTGAGGATGACTTCAACCTCATCGTTGCTAACTGTATGAAGTACAATGCCAAGGATACCTTCTTTTACCGGGCCGCAGTACGTCTGAGGGACCACGGCGGAGCTGTGCTCAGGAAAACTCGTCGCGATGCCGAGCGGATTGGCTTTGACTTCCCCAGTGGGATGCACCTTCCAGAGCCGCCCAAGATGGAGGCCCCTTCGCCTTTGTCCTGGGATGATGGTAAGAACCAGTAGTGTTGAGCCTCAGGTACACAGGCTTTCAGCATGTGAAAGAATTTTATCGTACAGTACAATTTTTTAGTTCAAGCGCAAgattcttcattttttcagcATTGTGTTCGCATCTTAAACTCAAGACATCTGAACCTCATGCAGGTTCCACGTGCAACAGTAGTGTTATTATTAACACGATGATATAAGCAATTTGAATGAACTATTGTATTGCTTTATCTCCATTGTAGTGGACCAATTGTTGAACCCATCATATCGGGAACATATGACCCTGGAGGAGCAGCTGAAAGCGCTTCTGGAGAAACTGGACCTGACCAGCGCCACAAAGTCCTGTCCAGCGCGCAGCAAACGCCTCAAACTGCTGAAGAAGACCATCTGTGACGTACGCAGTGAGATGAGCTTGAGGAAGATTGATCGTGCATCTGCAGAGCAGAGTAAAaccagtgaggaagaggaagagaagccACTCCCTCCTGAGCAAGCCCCAGAGGATGAAGGTGCCTGCCTGTTTAGACCCTTAAAGTTATAAAACAGTCTAATGGAAATATATGCTGAGCAtggaaactatttttttttctcctggctTTTATATCAAGGATCGTACCTTTTGATTTTGTGTAAGGTGTCTCAGTAAACCAAAATGATTGTTTGTTTCACAGGGGACAAGTCATTGCCACCTAAACTGGAGCCATCAGATTCTGCACCCCTGCTGAACTCAGACAGTCACAGCTCCTCAGCTCCCCCGACACTGAACCAGATGGAGTCCTGTCTGGAGGAGAACCTGAAACAGATGAAGGGAGATGAGGAGAACCACACTACCTCAGTGCTGAATGTTCAGACCCCCGACCCCGCCCTCTCTGAGAACAACATCAGCACGATTGTTTCCTCCCCAGCTGCCGACCCACCCGGCACGGTCAGCAGACGCACAGCTGTCCTCTTCCGCAAGTCGAAGAGTGTTAGCCCACAGAAAGCCCCTATAGCGGAAGAGGGCATACTGGGATGCCCACAGCTGGGTACCAAAACTTTCCTCTCAGTGGTCATACCCAGACTAGAGACACTCCTACAGCCCCGCAAGAGGACGCACAGCGACAGTCAAGACATGGAAGAGGAATGTCCCATCAAACGCCTTGACACTGGTACATATCAGTCTCAAATATTTTATGTCACTATCTCTGAGAATAAGTGCTAATATAGCATTAGAGCCTTACTGAGAAGAGGTTGATAATGAAATGAGAATGTTCTCCTCCATGATTTGGTCTGGCTGATGGAACATGAGTTGGTGAAAGTCTTACCCATTGGCAGGCTTTTAGTATAGATGGCGGTGTCTGTAGCAGGCCTTGTGGATGAaccacactgtctctgtgaggtttgtggtacTTGTGGGTGATTGAGTCAGAGGCAGGTCCTGAGGAGGAAACACTCCCTCTGTTTTTGCCCTCAATTGTAAGCAGAACACAAGCCACACAGTGTCTGTACCAGGTCATGATGGATGGATCATGATGGACAGGTGGATGAGACATGCCACCTGTGGTGTGGATTGTGtggtttgtattgtgtgtgtgtgaaagagaggagtcTGTGGTAAACTGCATGGATGGACCGTTCCATGTGTCTTTGAGTCCTGTGGAGAACAGCACTGTCTGTGTATGCCTGCTTTCAGCACCGTGTATATGACTGTTTTTCACAAGACATTtgggagagatttttttttctgtcacatatttttttttaaaatgtcacgcCCCGTATCATTGAGTCTTGATTGGCTGTGTGTGGAAAGAGTAGATAGTGAGTTAAGTTGTCAGCTTTCATTTAAACTGTCCTTACCTCTGTCATGGTGTAGTCAGACTTGCAGTAGGAAACTTGTTGATGATATGTTGTCTGATGTAATGGAGTtggagaaggagtgtgtgtgtgtgtgagagagagagagagctgatggtTTGGTGTTATTTGTGCAGGGATGTGTAATGGCTTTGCAGtggagcaggagagaaaagtgGAGCCTCGCCGCCGCTGTGCCTCAGAGTCCAGCATCTCCTCCAGTGGCAGTGCACCAGGACACACcttcaggtacacacacacacacactaattcacCAGGATGCACCTTcagatatacatacagacacacacacacacacacacacacacacacacacacacacacacactctctctaattCACCAGGATGCACCTTcagatatacatacagacacacacacacacactctctaattCACCTGGACACACCTTCAggtacacaaacagacatgcacacacacacacagacacacacacactcacacaaactcagcTGGACACACCTTcaggtacacacgcacacacacactctcactcctgAAGTACaggtacatgtacacacatgcacacactcacttgctCCCACATACACTAATGTGCCAGGACACACCTTTAAGTCGggtacatggacacacacactcaaacaaatgcACCAGTACGCACCTTCAGGTAGctatacacactaacacaccaggACACACTTAAAGGTTCATGTACCCATACACACTAATGCACAGCGTTGTACTATATATAGTGCTGGAGATATGCTCTTATGTTAGCATGTGCTAAAAAGCCTCATGGCCGCTTAACAATACATGAAGTTGCTACTGAATTTTCCACTGTAGAAGTTACTAGGAACACATCTTACTGTAGCTGTTATGTGTTAGATTGTAATCTGACTAGTTTCGTTATAAATGGCAGGTGTTTTTGAGATGATgtgatttttaaatgtcatgtgtcAGTGAACTGACTGGTTTGGACTCTCTCAGCAGCGTCAGTGGCTCTAAATGTGGAAAAGGAAAACCGACTGCAGCACGGCGGAATACCACAGATGACAAAAACCAGCTCATCGCTTGCATTGAAACAGGGAACATCACCAAAGCCTCCAAGATTGCAGCAGGTGAACAGTGGActatagagagtgtgtgtgtgcgtgtgcttgtctttgtttattAGAGGGTTGGGACACTGATACTGGTGTGGGTGTTACCATATGCCCTTCTCCAGTACAGAGTAACCCTACAGGTAAGAACTGAAGATCTCTAACCTTTCTTTAAGCTTATTTCTCTGAATGCCTACATAGAGAGTGGAGCGAGGGAATTTTTAAGGCCGTTTATATTTTAATACGTGCAGTATTATTCAGTTTTAAGTTTCAGAGGGTGCACTGGTTAAACTGCTTGTGCTTTTATGAAGTGATCTGCTGGAGCACTGAGCCGAGAGCAGTTTTAATTAGGAATATGTTCCACTGAACAGTTTTCCTCGAGGTGCACTGAGGCCGGGCCTTTCATGAAATTGGATTACTACCTGAGGTATTTGACTTTCCCAACCTAAATGATAGGGGGAAAGATTAAAGTTAGTTAATTAAGGAAAAGAAATGAGTCATGTGTTAGGATGCCCTGATGTATGGAACAGGTGACATTTTGTGTAAGACTGTAATGACATTAGGTGGCCAGTCCTCAGGAACTTTGTCAACCCATCCGTTGTCTTGTGTCGTATATCTGTCCCGGTGCTTGTGTTGCTTTAACTGACCGCATGGCaaagtcttgtgtgtgtgtgtgtgtgtgtgtgtgctgtgtgggcgcgtgcatgtgtgtgtgtgtgtgtgtgtgtgtgctttgaccCCTTTATAACTGCGACTGTCATTGTTCCTGCTTCCGTAGAAGTTTGCAAGAACAATATTTGGATGCCCACTGTTCTGGAACCACTTAAACTAGTTTGGGCAAAATGTAGCGGCTACCCTTCCTACCCTGCcctggtgagtgtgagtgtgtgcatgcctgtcaGAGACAGGttgttgtcttttctctctccatcaccatacacacccgGCTTCATCCAGCCGCCGTGGGTAGTGTGTGTGGCCAATCACATGCCAGCTGTGCCAGTcacatgtgtgcgtatgtgtgtctgtgtacatatgtgcgtatgtgtgtctgtgtgcatggaACACAATGCctcttgtttgaatgtttgtgatGACATAGACACATGAGCCAAGACCCAAAAACTCAGGTAACTCTTACTCTTTCGATGGGACTTTTCTTTCCTGTACATACTGGGTCCACAGAAATCTGATTTTGTCCACACTGATATCTAATGAACTAGATCCCTCTGAGAGATGGTTTGGTTCATTGGATTCCATGAATGGTGACGTGGTGTCACGATTTTACAGACAAATGGAGGGAATCTGGACACTCAGACAGCTGTGTCATAAACCATGCTCATTACTCTCCCATTATTCTCCACCTGGCAGCTGCATGAAAGCTACATTTTCACCACCTGCATTTCATGCAGTCTCTGGCTTAAGGTTTATCggatgtcgtgtgtgtgtgtgtgtgtgagaaagtgagtCTTGTGACACATTCCCACTCACCAGTGTGGTCCTCTGCCAGGGTACACTGAGCTATAGGTTTACCAGCACTTTCTGGACTCTGTATGCCTATATcccactgacactgtctgtctctttctttctcctctctctgtctgtctgtctgtagataATAGATCCACAGATGTCGCGGCTGGGTTGTCGTCTCAGCGGCGTGTTCATCCCTCCTCCACCGTGGCCCGTTCTCAGGGTCGGAGAGCAGATGCAGTTCAACTCAGAGGAGAAACTCTTCCTCGTCCGCTTCTTCGACAACAAACGCAACTGGTGAGGCCTTTCTCTCTACATTCGTCTTTTCTACACATTTATCTAGTCACATTTCAGCTCCTCAAGTGTGAATGACAATAGTGATGTCCAGTGATCACAGACCTCGATCTTTTGACAGGCAATGGCTTCCTAAATCTAAGATGGTTCCTCTTGGCGTTGACGAGACCATAGACAAGATCAAACTGTTAGAGGGCCGTTCGTCGAGTGTCCGTAAAGCTGTACAGACTGCATATGACTGCGCTAAGACCCATCTGAGTCAGGCGCAGCATTTACCTGCAACTAGTCTGAGCTTTGAGGgttaaatctctcttttttacccTCTGCACCACTTTCTCCTGGCATCTCACTGGAGGCCATGACCTTTCATGTTTACAGGGTGCATGCATCAGagcgctctctgtctctctcttttgctatctcttttctttctctctctccctttctctttatttctctttctttgtcactatctccctctctctctctctctctctctttctttctctctttctctctctctctcttgctctctctacTGGACCAGGGCTCTTATCTGATGAATGTGCTGAAAGTTTTCCCTCCTCTAATGTGCTGCAAGACTGCTGTGAATCCTCACTGCCACCATTTCATCATCACAATCACTCCTGTCACAACCATTCAGTAGCCATGGATTCAACTGAAGCCTGTAAATAGACCACGTGAATCCCTCAACActaatttattttgttgtcgGTTGGTACCTCTCATGACCTCATTGGAATATTTCAGCTGCCCTCCAAGGTCATTCTCAAGGTCGTTCTCAGTCGCCCCACAGGGCGGCCATATTGGTGCTACATCCTGTGCAAAGCTTCGCCAAACAAAAGATGTGGACGAAGCTTCAGCACTTACTGTATCAAGCCCCCTTTTTTCCAGCCATTTTTTCAGTTAAGTTATTGAAATGTATCAATGCAAGTTTCCTCTCTTGGCATTAACatgttattttcttgtttttattttttttaagaagagaatgtgtttttatggGACTCAAGTGTGTgctttttgtatatatttatatagagcTCTATAATTGTATGCATCTGGTAGTCAGAATGGAAGACGTTAAGGTTGAAAAATAGCCCAACACAACCGAAAATGCGTCATTCACTCAAAACCAAAAATTCTTGTTgcccagatttttttttttgttgttcacattttcttatttctgtgtgtgtgagatttttacatagtgtgtgtgtgtgtgtgtttgtgtatgttttagggtgcttttttccccccaacacACTGTTTAATTTAACGGTTTTTAGGGACCTGTATTGTCAGAGTGTGTGCCTATTGAgatataaaatggaaaaaaaaaaagtatatgcATAACTTTATATTAAGAATCTGTCAGCAGCACAGTCTGGTGAACGCTGTGGTGGccaattttcactttttttttttttttttttttttttactttttattgtgttttaattGTAGCCATCTGTCTGGACGGTTGAACTGTATCTGTGACTTTCTCCATTAAGGATTCTGGGTAGCAAAGGGTTAGATTCTTCAGAACATATTTTATATGAATGTGTTGAGCTATATTGATTTGGTactggtttatttgttttcttttctctgggaAAATCACAGTATAGCCGATGCTAGTGGATGCTGGCTCGATCCAGTATTTTTATAtgtacactgaaaataaaaataaccagTATCACAGTTTGTTGGTTTTTAATTGCCTCTTTGTGTTTGCGAATATGTTAACAATCCACAAATGTTTGCTTCATCTTTAGCGTGGGAGTCAGAAATTAGTCTTTTGCAGTCCCGACAAAGTATTCCTCAGGAACAACCTTGTAACGGGTTTCTCAGATCTGGACCTGGAAATCCAGATTCATGTTGGTTTTTCCTTCATCTCAACAGAAGAGACTGTTTTTTTACTTGGGAAGGTGCTGTGTGCACTCTTCAGACAATCAGAGAGCAGCCACTGGTCAATGTGAAAACCAGTAGAACCCTGGATATCCAGGACTGGATGAAAACATCCAAATGGGTAATATTATGCTGGCCTCTAGATGGCAGTGTAATATCACATAAACTTTGGTTTCTGAGGCGTCTTTGGAATTAATTTCAGACTGTTTGGATGGTATCTGTCATCAGATTTGAAATGCTGATGTTGCTGATATGTGAATTATCTTATTTTGCTGTAAAGCTGTAGTTGGGATTAAGAAGATTGATGGTACCAAGACAGTTACATAGTTTGGTCTCATTACCTATACTATTACAGTATCATATTTTCTCAAGGGTACTGTTAGGTTGCTCACTATCTAAGGCAGTGCACTTCAAGATGGTGCATATTAGAATAATCGGATCACATAAACCATATCACGCCGGGGTTATTATAAAATCTCCCCTCTGAACATAGTTTCATTATGACTCTGTTTCTGAAAATTTGCCGTGCTGGAAAATATGACTGCGGCTCCAGGATGAGGAACTGTGTgcctacacacatgcatagacgGGCCTTTCTTCACTGTGTGATAAGAGTATCAGTAAtgctctgtccatctctcagtgctctcccaaaaaaagtcattaatcCATTTTAACAATGCAATAAAGCTGCCGAGCAATTCAATtttagtattaaaaaaaatagaaaaagcccccccaccccctacacacacactctcatttatTTTAGTGCTATCCCACAGTCTTAATTACTAAATTCATTGTAGGGTGTTGTATATTCTTGTTTCTTATTTCCGTGTTTTACTTGTGTATTTTTCTCAACAACCTAAATCAAACTACATTTTTCAATGTAATCTTAAAATCTGGCAGTAAATATGTTGAGAACACACAGAGCTTTATAACAGGCCTGGTAAACTCTTACTTTAGCAGTTTTTGATTGCTCACAGAAAGGAATGCAGATCTGAATCTCTATGGCCCGAGTTGAGACGTATGTGTTTTGCGTGTGGAGTCCCACAGCgtgcttttgttctgtgtgcttCTTTCAGAGATTGACATTTGTGCATGGCAAGCACATATGGAGGCTTTAAAACTCCCTAGTTTGCTCTGATAAACTTCCAGCACATCACATCACCTCAAAAGTCAGTGAACTAATCAGACTGCTTTGCTGAGCTCTGTGGGCtttgaggaaaaacacagtGGACCAGCAGATAACTACGCGTGCCCAGAAGGCTCGTGACAaacactgtgaatttaaaatAACAGCAACATAAAAAGTTTCTATGGTAAACCAAACAACTTCTGgaagaacaaaaggaaaatattcACTCTGAAATTAATTCAGTCACCAACATACCACGACAATCTGCAGCTTGATGAAGCTACTTGCATTTCATCCATATTTATAAAGTATTTATGGCATTTTGTGTTCTTGTTGAAATCACTGTGGAGATTAGATAAAGTGATACAGTTCAGGTGAGGggagctgtttaaaaaaagtgtcTCCTCTGTAACTATCCATGGATCTTCAGCTGTACACTTAGCCATGTTAAGTGTACCTACATAAAAGTCACACAAGAGCACAGTAGCACACATAGTCTAATAGTTCTGTTCAATGCAAGT from Chanos chanos chromosome 2, fChaCha1.1, whole genome shotgun sequence includes these protein-coding regions:
- the brd1b gene encoding bromodomain-containing protein 1b isoform X2, whose amino-acid sequence is MMKRKGRHNRVVPTQRPQSPIKPSRNRETLTYAEAQRIVETEIDGRVHRISIYDKLEIIDSEDPVAQEINECNSNKENSEKPQQVLLRSVRLKNNQQKKNAGLSATPVQERTTLPEPKIRTVEYNLPVVPRRPPAYYTYVEKTSDELDEEVEYDMDEEDYAWLELVNEKRKSEGCSQVSQNVFEFLMDRFEKESFFESQGRGDPQSLIDEDAVCCICMDGECQNSNAILFCDKCNMAVHQECYGVPYIPEGQWLCRHCLQSPSQPAECVFCPNRGGALKKTDDDRWGHVVCAIWVPEVGFTNTVFIEPIDGVANIPPARWKLTCYLCKEKGVGACIQCHKANCYTAFHVSCAQKAGLYMRMEPVKELTETGTTSFSVKKTAYCGAHTPNGCIRRPLTIYDEPKPKNGLIQKEEAKSGKTKAKGCQKKRKSKKTELESAPTVPSVSVPRLSPKSFDTILNQVSVQKKKMFVERVLSYWVLKRQSRNGAPLIRRLQTTIQIQKSPQQDQSEEDSKTLKEQLKEWHRLRHDLERARLLLELIRKREKLKREQMKLQQSVLEMQLTPFNILLRAVLDKLQEKDQARVFAQPVSIKEVPDYLDHIKHPMDFSTMRKRIDAHGYRNLDEFEDDFNLIVANCMKYNAKDTFFYRAAVRLRDHGGAVLRKTRRDAERIGFDFPSGMHLPEPPKMEAPSPLSWDDVDQLLNPSYREHMTLEEQLKALLEKLDLTSATKSCPARSKRLKLLKKTICDVRSEMSLRKIDRASAEQSKTSEEEEEKPLPPEQAPEDEGDKSLPPKLEPSDSAPLLNSDSHSSSAPPTLNQMESCLEENLKQMKGDEENHTTSVLNVQTPDPALSENNISTIVSSPAADPPGTVSRRTAVLFRKSKSVSPQKAPIAEEGILGCPQLGTKTFLSVVIPRLETLLQPRKRTHSDSQDMEEECPIKRLDTGMCNGFAVEQERKVEPRRRCASESSISSSGSAPGHTFSSVSGSKCGKGKPTAARRNTTDDKNQLIACIETGNITKASKIAADNRSTDVAAGLSSQRRVHPSSTVARSQGRRADAVQLRGETLPRPLLRQQTQLVRPFSLHSSFLHIYLVTFQLLKCE
- the brd1b gene encoding bromodomain-containing protein 1b isoform X1; amino-acid sequence: MMKRKGRHNRVVPTQRPQSPIKPSRNRETLTYAEAQRIVETEIDGRVHRISIYDKLEIIDSEDPVAQEINECNSNKENSEKPQQVLLRSVRLKNNQQKKNAGLSATPVQERTTLPEPKIRTVEYNLPVVPRRPPAYYTYVEKTSDELDEEVEYDMDEEDYAWLELVNEKRKSEGCSQVSQNVFEFLMDRFEKESFFESQGRGDPQSLIDEDAVCCICMDGECQNSNAILFCDKCNMAVHQECYGVPYIPEGQWLCRHCLQSPSQPAECVFCPNRGGALKKTDDDRWGHVVCAIWVPEVGFTNTVFIEPIDGVANIPPARWKLTCYLCKEKGVGACIQCHKANCYTAFHVSCAQKAGLYMRMEPVKELTETGTTSFSVKKTAYCGAHTPNGCIRRPLTIYDEPKPKNGLIQKEEAKSGKTKAKGCQKKRKSKKTELESAPTVPSVSVPRLSPKSFDTILNQVSVQKKKMFVERVLSYWVLKRQSRNGAPLIRRLQTTIQIQKSPQQDQSEEDSKTLKEQLKEWHRLRHDLERARLLLELIRKREKLKREQMKLQQSVLEMQLTPFNILLRAVLDKLQEKDQARVFAQPVSIKEVPDYLDHIKHPMDFSTMRKRIDAHGYRNLDEFEDDFNLIVANCMKYNAKDTFFYRAAVRLRDHGGAVLRKTRRDAERIGFDFPSGMHLPEPPKMEAPSPLSWDDVDQLLNPSYREHMTLEEQLKALLEKLDLTSATKSCPARSKRLKLLKKTICDVRSEMSLRKIDRASAEQSKTSEEEEEKPLPPEQAPEDEGDKSLPPKLEPSDSAPLLNSDSHSSSAPPTLNQMESCLEENLKQMKGDEENHTTSVLNVQTPDPALSENNISTIVSSPAADPPGTVSRRTAVLFRKSKSVSPQKAPIAEEGILGCPQLGTKTFLSVVIPRLETLLQPRKRTHSDSQDMEEECPIKRLDTGMCNGFAVEQERKVEPRRRCASESSISSSGSAPGHTFSGSKCGKGKPTAARRNTTDDKNQLIACIETGNITKASKIAAEVCKNNIWMPTVLEPLKLVWAKCSGYPSYPALIIDPQMSRLGCRLSGVFIPPPPWPVLRVGEQMQFNSEEKLFLVRFFDNKRNWQWLPKSKMVPLGVDETIDKIKLLEGRSSSVRKAVQTAYDCAKTHLSQAQHLPATSLSFEG